The Sulfurovum riftiae DNA segment TCGTTCCAAAATACCTTTTCAAACGGGAGATCGCTGTAGCCAAATCTGCTTCCCAGGTGACGTTTCTCAGCGGGGCGAGCTGGGCGGAAGACATTGATGAAGGGCTGACGCAGAGGCTCATCAGTTTTTTGCAGAAGAAGTTCAATAAGCCCGAAGTCTACAACTACCCCTGGGATGTGGGTGAACAGCCGCGCATAAAGGTCAAAGTACAGATCTCACGCTTCATCGCCCAGGGAGACAGGGTCTATCTCGATGCTTCCATCCAGCTGGAAAATATGCGGACAGGAAAACGCAAAGCAAAGCTTTTCAGTACCACTGTCCCCTCCGGCAGCAGTGCCTCGAGTATCGTAGCGGCGATGGACAGGGCGTTTGATCGGCTTGAAGAAGAGGTTGCAGAGGGTATAAGAAGATTCTAGTAGAGTATCTCTTTAGCGTGCATGACTTTGATCTTCCTAGTGTTTTTCTTAATCTGTGCAGTTTGCTGCTCACCAACATATACTGGTACGGTAAAAGCCCTTGATTTGCCTTCAGCCGAGACGATTAGTCGTATAAAATGTACACCAGGCTCCGAGGAACGTACAGTGATCTCTATGGGATACTCTGAAATATCCTTACCCGTCTTGATCGTAAAATCATTTTTCACTATGGAGAGCGTTTCAAGTGTTTCGTCTACGGTAAGGTGTATTTTCATCTCTCTATAGTTTTTTACAGGCATCAGAAAGATCCTGACTTCAGCACTTTCAAGCAGGCCAACTTTCGGGCTTTCGTAGCGCATCTCTACCGATGCTCCCGGTTTGGCATAGTTCCCGACAGTGGATCCTTTGTCGACCTGTACCGATGCATAGATGGTTGCTGTAGAAAGTACGGCTGCCAAAAGACCTTTTAAGATAATAGACATTTTTGCTCCTTGGTCAATCGATGGTAATGGTGAATTCGGCATCGGAGGTCAACTCCCAGTCCGAAACATCAAGCAGGTATTCGCCGGCGTCCAGTGTAAAAGAGGCACTTTCCACTCGCGGTGCCGTTCCGAGCAAACCGTCTATGAATTCAAATGATGGGCTGGTCCGATAGAGTTCGAAATCCGGGTCTGACGGATTGCTGTTCTCATTGTCCTCTATGGTAATGGTATAGCTGCCGGCCGTATCTATGGCG contains these protein-coding regions:
- a CDS encoding PqiC family protein, which gives rise to MKILSVLFLLAALTGCVSSNYYVLSTAPQPATTYRYVNGTIGVEKVIVPKYLFKREIAVAKSASQVTFLSGASWAEDIDEGLTQRLISFLQKKFNKPEVYNYPWDVGEQPRIKVKVQISRFIAQGDRVYLDASIQLENMRTGKRKAKLFSTTVPSGSSASSIVAAMDRAFDRLEEEVAEGIRRF